From Paraburkholderia sabiae, a single genomic window includes:
- the kdpC gene encoding potassium-transporting ATPase subunit KdpC — MKSLFRPMVVIFAVLTAVTGLAYPAVMTAFGQAVFHDQVNGSLIEKDGKVVGSRLIGQQFDAPQYFWGRLSATSPMPYNAQGSSGSNLGPINPALADEVKGRISALQAAGHLPSGVDVPVDLVTSSGSGLDPEISPAAAAYQVERVAAARKMNVNDVAALVDRYTRGRQFGLFGEARVNVLELNLALDDAQRG, encoded by the coding sequence ATGAAATCGCTTTTTCGCCCGATGGTCGTGATATTTGCCGTGCTGACGGCTGTGACGGGGCTGGCGTATCCCGCTGTGATGACGGCCTTCGGTCAGGCTGTTTTTCACGATCAGGTTAATGGCAGTCTGATCGAAAAGGACGGCAAGGTTGTCGGCTCGCGGCTGATCGGGCAGCAGTTCGATGCGCCGCAGTACTTCTGGGGGCGTCTGTCGGCGACGTCGCCGATGCCGTACAACGCGCAGGGTTCGAGCGGGTCGAATCTCGGGCCGATCAATCCTGCTCTTGCCGATGAGGTGAAGGGACGTATTTCTGCCTTGCAGGCGGCTGGACATTTGCCTTCGGGCGTTGACGTTCCTGTCGATCTTGTTACTTCCTCCGGGAGCGGGTTGGACCCGGAGATTTCGCCTGCTGCGGCGGCTTATCAGGTTGAGCGCGTTGCTGCTGCGCGGAAGATGAATGTTAATGATGTTGCTGCGCTTGTTGATCGCTATACGCGTGGTCGGCAGTTTGGGCTCTTCGGTGAGGCGCGGGTCAATGTGCTCGAGCTTAATCTTGCGCTTGATGATGCGCAGCGGGGTTAA
- the kdpB gene encoding potassium-transporting ATPase subunit KdpB, translating into MTDHSATRSMFDPALVRPAIVDSFKKLKPHTQFRNPVMFCVYVGSILTTILWIAALMGQAEAPAGFILAVTLWLWFTVLFANFAEALAEGRSKAQAASLRSAKKDVMAKKLNEPHPKSPIRIMTASDLRKGDVVLVETGDVIPADGEVIEGVASVDESAITGESAPVIRESGGDFSSVTGGTRVLSDWIVVKVTANPGEAFLDRMIAMVEGAKRQKTPNEIALTILLVALTIVLLLATATLLPFSMFSVEAAKEGHVVTITALVALLVCLIPTTIGGLLSAIGVAGMSRMMQANVIATSGRAVEAAGDVDVLLLDKTGTITLGNRQASQFIPASGVAEEALADAAQLSSLSDETPEGRSIVVLAKQRFNIRQRDMAALHPVFLAFSAQTRMSGVDLPGREIRKGAADAVKHYVEAHGGRFPAELSMAVAEVARRGSTPLVVAEKTEGAARVLGVIELKDVVKGGIKERFAELRKMGIKTVMVTGDNRLTAAAIAAEAGVDDFLAEATPETKLATIRAHQSEGKLVAMTGDGTNDAPALAQADVAVAMNTGTQAAKEAGNMVDLDSNPTKLIEIVEIGKQMLMTRGSLTTFSIANDVAKYFAIIPAAFATTYPALNALNVMHLATPTSAIMSAVIFNALIIVLLIPLALKGVKYRPLGAAILLRRNLLVYGLGGIIVPFIGIKLIDMVLAAFGWV; encoded by the coding sequence ATGACTGACCATTCCGCCACCCGGTCCATGTTCGATCCGGCGCTCGTGCGCCCGGCGATCGTGGACTCGTTCAAGAAACTCAAACCGCACACGCAGTTCCGCAATCCGGTGATGTTCTGCGTGTACGTCGGCAGCATCCTGACGACGATCCTCTGGATCGCCGCGCTGATGGGCCAGGCCGAGGCGCCCGCGGGCTTCATTCTCGCGGTCACGCTGTGGCTGTGGTTCACGGTGCTGTTCGCGAACTTTGCCGAAGCGCTCGCGGAAGGGCGCTCGAAAGCGCAGGCGGCATCGCTGCGCAGCGCAAAGAAAGACGTGATGGCGAAGAAGCTCAACGAGCCGCATCCGAAGTCGCCCATCCGCATCATGACGGCCTCGGATCTTCGTAAAGGCGACGTCGTGCTCGTCGAAACGGGCGACGTGATTCCCGCCGACGGCGAAGTGATCGAAGGTGTCGCGTCCGTCGACGAGTCGGCGATTACGGGTGAATCCGCGCCTGTGATCCGCGAGTCGGGCGGCGACTTTTCGTCGGTGACGGGCGGCACGCGCGTGCTGTCCGACTGGATCGTCGTGAAGGTGACGGCGAACCCCGGTGAAGCGTTCCTCGACCGCATGATCGCGATGGTCGAAGGCGCGAAGCGTCAGAAGACGCCGAACGAAATCGCGCTGACCATTCTGCTCGTCGCGCTGACCATCGTGCTGCTGCTCGCCACGGCGACGCTGCTGCCGTTCTCGATGTTCTCCGTCGAAGCCGCAAAGGAGGGTCACGTGGTGACGATCACCGCGCTCGTCGCGCTGCTCGTGTGCCTGATTCCGACGACGATCGGCGGCTTGTTGTCCGCGATCGGCGTCGCAGGCATGAGCCGCATGATGCAGGCGAACGTGATCGCCACGTCGGGCCGCGCAGTCGAAGCGGCGGGCGACGTCGACGTGTTGCTGCTCGACAAGACGGGCACGATCACGCTCGGCAATCGCCAGGCGTCGCAGTTCATTCCGGCTTCGGGCGTCGCGGAAGAAGCGCTCGCCGATGCCGCGCAACTGTCGTCGCTGTCGGACGAAACGCCGGAAGGCCGCAGCATCGTCGTGCTCGCTAAGCAGCGCTTCAACATCCGTCAGCGCGACATGGCTGCGTTGCATCCTGTGTTTCTTGCGTTCAGCGCGCAGACGCGCATGAGTGGCGTCGATCTGCCGGGCCGTGAGATCCGCAAAGGCGCGGCGGATGCCGTGAAGCATTACGTCGAAGCGCACGGCGGCCGTTTCCCCGCAGAACTGTCGATGGCCGTCGCGGAAGTCGCGCGTCGCGGCAGCACGCCGCTCGTCGTCGCAGAGAAGACGGAAGGCGCGGCGCGCGTGCTCGGCGTGATCGAACTGAAGGACGTGGTGAAGGGCGGCATCAAGGAGCGCTTTGCCGAACTGCGCAAGATGGGCATCAAGACCGTGATGGTGACGGGCGACAACCGTCTGACGGCGGCGGCGATTGCGGCTGAAGCGGGCGTCGACGATTTCCTCGCCGAAGCCACGCCGGAGACGAAGCTCGCGACGATCCGCGCGCATCAGTCGGAAGGGAAGCTGGTCGCGATGACGGGCGACGGCACCAACGATGCCCCCGCGCTCGCGCAGGCCGACGTTGCTGTCGCGATGAACACGGGCACGCAGGCCGCGAAGGAAGCGGGCAACATGGTCGATCTCGATTCGAATCCGACCAAGCTGATCGAGATCGTCGAGATCGGCAAGCAGATGCTGATGACGCGCGGCTCGCTGACGACGTTCTCGATTGCAAACGACGTCGCCAAGTACTTCGCGATCATTCCGGCCGCGTTCGCGACGACGTATCCGGCGTTGAACGCGCTGAACGTGATGCATCTGGCGACGCCGACGTCCGCGATCATGTCGGCCGTGATTTTCAACGCGCTGATCATCGTGCTGCTGATTCCGTTGGCGCTGAAGGGCGTGAAGTACCGGCCGCTTGGCGCGGCGATTTTGTTGAGGCGCAATCTGCTGGTCTACGGTTTGGGCGGCATCATCGTGCCGTTCATCGGGATCAAGCTGATCGACATGGTGCTGGCCGCGTTCGGCTGGGTGTGA
- a CDS encoding DUF4118 domain-containing protein — protein sequence MPRPDPDELLDKLQREEEKRQRGKLKVFFGASAGVGKTYAMLQAAKRRKEEGIDVVVGIAETHGRSETAALLEGLEVLPLARIEYRNRLLAEFDLDKALERKPQLILVDELAHSNVQGARHAKRWQDVYELLDAGIDVYTTVNVQHLESLNDVVGQITGIRVWETVPDRVFDRADEVTLVDLPAEELLDRMRDGKVYMPQQAERAVRNFFRKGNLIALRELALRRTADRVDAQMREYRADRSIERIWQARERLLVCVGPGPEAPLLVRAAARLAASLKADWIAVYVETPKLQRLSDARRERTLDALKLAAELGAETATLAGADAVSTLIGYARVRNVSKLVAGGSSATGFVRWLRRPFGERLAERASDLDLTLIRASSDETGGTTRERLADEEGRAWRDALIAARDRRSPPRSYAWAVAICAGVTLIASQLIDRIDLANLVMLYLLGVIFTAVRLGRGPGVMLSFLSVAAFDFFFVPPRMSLSVSDTQYLLTFLGMLLTSLVIGHLTSSLRREASVARRREQRTGAMYAMARELAAALTTEQIVGIGSRHVSEVFRARVAVLLPDSADQVKQKIDDPDTNIMLDGASLDVDVGQWVYDQQKPAGHGTDTLPAAKALYLPLRAPMRTRGVLAVAMQDERELDVPEQQRMLDAFAAQIALALERVHYVDIARDALVSMESERLRNSLLSAISHDLRTPLTAIVGFSSMLAAQRDAQTDKHNEAQGELVDAIHEEALRMTGIVTNLLDMARLQAGSLKLNRQWSLLEETVGSALRDCRRTLARHPVKVSLPADLPLLQLDAVLMERLFANLFENAAKYVPPDTPLTISAQCIDENDKPFVRVTVDDTGPGLPAGMEARIFEKFTRGEKESAKPGIGLGLAICRAIAEAHGGKIGATNRIAADGRVEGARFWFTLPIETPPPVPDVSDVSDDAAGEPEPAQRLPQQADTHPHTDS from the coding sequence ATGCCCCGCCCCGACCCCGACGAGCTCCTCGACAAACTCCAGCGTGAAGAAGAAAAACGCCAGCGCGGCAAGCTCAAAGTTTTCTTTGGCGCATCGGCCGGCGTCGGCAAGACCTATGCAATGCTGCAAGCGGCAAAGCGCCGTAAAGAAGAGGGTATCGACGTCGTCGTCGGCATAGCGGAAACCCACGGTCGCAGCGAAACGGCGGCATTGCTCGAAGGCCTCGAAGTCCTGCCGCTCGCGCGCATCGAATACAGAAACAGACTGCTAGCCGAATTCGACCTCGACAAAGCGCTAGAAAGAAAACCGCAACTGATCCTCGTCGACGAACTCGCACACTCGAACGTGCAGGGCGCCCGCCATGCCAAACGCTGGCAGGACGTCTACGAACTCCTCGATGCAGGCATCGACGTCTACACGACTGTCAACGTCCAGCACCTGGAAAGCCTCAACGACGTGGTCGGTCAGATCACGGGCATCCGCGTGTGGGAGACGGTGCCCGACCGTGTGTTCGATCGCGCCGACGAAGTGACGCTCGTCGATCTTCCCGCCGAAGAACTGCTCGACCGGATGCGCGACGGCAAGGTCTACATGCCGCAGCAAGCCGAGCGCGCGGTGCGCAACTTCTTTCGCAAAGGCAATCTGATCGCGCTACGCGAACTGGCGCTGCGGCGCACTGCGGATCGCGTCGATGCGCAGATGCGCGAGTACCGCGCCGATCGTTCGATCGAGCGCATCTGGCAGGCGCGCGAACGTCTGCTCGTGTGCGTCGGTCCCGGCCCTGAGGCGCCGCTGCTGGTGCGCGCGGCCGCGCGCCTCGCGGCGAGCCTGAAGGCCGACTGGATCGCCGTCTATGTCGAAACGCCGAAGCTGCAGCGTCTGTCAGACGCGCGCCGCGAACGTACTCTCGACGCGCTCAAGCTCGCCGCCGAACTCGGCGCCGAAACGGCAACACTCGCGGGCGCCGATGCCGTCTCGACGTTGATCGGCTATGCGCGCGTGCGCAACGTGTCGAAGCTGGTGGCGGGCGGCTCGTCGGCGACGGGCTTCGTGCGCTGGCTGCGTCGTCCGTTCGGCGAGCGTCTCGCGGAACGCGCGAGCGATCTCGATCTCACGCTGATCCGCGCGAGCAGCGACGAAACGGGAGGCACGACGCGCGAGCGCCTCGCCGACGAGGAAGGGCGTGCCTGGCGCGACGCGCTGATCGCTGCACGCGACCGGCGCTCGCCGCCGCGCAGCTACGCGTGGGCCGTCGCGATCTGCGCGGGCGTGACGCTGATCGCGAGTCAGCTGATCGACCGGATCGATCTCGCGAATCTCGTGATGCTGTATCTGCTCGGCGTGATCTTCACGGCCGTGAGGTTGGGACGCGGGCCTGGCGTGATGCTGTCGTTCCTGTCCGTCGCCGCGTTCGACTTTTTTTTCGTGCCGCCGCGCATGTCACTCTCTGTGAGCGATACGCAATATCTGCTGACGTTCCTGGGCATGCTGCTGACTTCGCTTGTGATCGGCCATCTGACGTCGAGTCTGCGGCGCGAGGCGAGTGTCGCGCGGCGGCGCGAGCAGCGCACGGGCGCGATGTACGCGATGGCGCGCGAACTCGCGGCGGCGCTGACGACGGAGCAGATCGTCGGCATCGGCAGCCGGCATGTGAGCGAGGTGTTTCGCGCACGCGTCGCCGTGCTGCTGCCCGACAGCGCGGATCAGGTGAAGCAGAAGATCGACGATCCCGACACCAACATCATGCTCGACGGCGCGTCGCTCGATGTCGATGTCGGCCAGTGGGTCTACGACCAGCAGAAGCCCGCGGGCCACGGCACGGACACGCTGCCCGCCGCAAAGGCGCTGTATCTGCCGCTGCGCGCGCCGATGCGCACGCGCGGTGTGCTCGCCGTCGCGATGCAGGACGAGCGCGAACTCGATGTGCCCGAACAGCAGCGGATGCTCGACGCGTTCGCCGCGCAGATCGCGCTCGCGCTGGAACGCGTGCATTACGTCGATATCGCGCGCGATGCGCTTGTCAGCATGGAGTCGGAGCGGCTGCGCAACTCGCTGCTGTCGGCGATTTCGCACGATCTGCGCACGCCGCTCACGGCGATCGTCGGTTTTTCGTCGATGCTGGCCGCACAGCGCGATGCGCAGACCGACAAGCACAACGAGGCACAGGGTGAACTGGTCGACGCGATCCACGAAGAAGCGCTGCGGATGACGGGCATCGTCACGAATCTGCTCGACATGGCGCGCCTGCAGGCGGGCAGCCTGAAGCTGAACCGTCAGTGGTCGCTGCTCGAAGAGACGGTCGGTTCGGCGTTGCGCGACTGCCGGCGCACGCTCGCGCGGCATCCGGTGAAAGTGTCGCTGCCCGCCGATCTGCCGCTGCTGCAACTCGATGCCGTGCTGATGGAGCGGCTCTTCGCGAACCTGTTCGAGAACGCCGCGAAGTACGTGCCGCCCGACACGCCGTTGACGATCAGCGCGCAATGTATCGACGAGAACGACAAGCCGTTTGTGCGTGTGACCGTCGACGATACGGGACCGGGCTTGCCGGCCGGCATGGAAGCCCGCATCTTCGAGAAGTTCACGCGCGGCGAGAAGGAGTCGGCGAAGCCGGGCATCGGCCTCGGACTCGCGATCTGTCGCGCGATCGCCGAAGCGCATGGCGGTAAAATCGGCGCGACGAATCGCATTGCAGCCGATGGCCGCGTCGAGGGCGCGCGTTTCTGGTTCACGCTGCCGATCGAAACGCCGCCGCCCGTGCCCGACGTGTCCGATGTCTCCGACGACGCAGCGGGCGAGCCCGAACCTGCGCAACGCCTTCCACAACAAGCCGATACGCATCCGCATACTGACTCATGA
- a CDS encoding ABC transporter permease, whose protein sequence is MTARDWRAGELTMLLLALVLAVAALSSVGFLADRLHQGLERDARRMIAADFIVRADHPVDTQFVDKAKTLGLETATTAIFPSMVNSTAAKPVSRLAAVKAVSAGYPLRGELKIALTPGAPDREVRGIPPPGDVWVDQQMLDALKAHIGDKVKVGGREFTIGALITRELDRGFAFVNFSPRLMMRADDLASTGLVGYGSRVTYRLLVAGGDEGVASFAKWAHERVDNGKMRGYALESLQDGQPQVRQTLDRASHFLTLVSLLTALLAAVAIAMAAHRYMRRHLDSCAAMRCLGASQRTLRALFVFEFAGLGLLGGIAGVVLGFGGHLALFWWLGSLIDVSLPYPSIWPALEGIAAGLVLLIGFALPPLLPLTHVPPVRVLRREWGDEGRTAWAAYALGIALFAGLLILAAGELKLGGIVAGGFAGGLLLFALLARAALWGAARIVRSERFHIGIGWRYALASLERRANSSALQITALAIGLMCLLLIGMTRNDLIEGWHRSTPPDAPNEFIIDIQPDQRDLVTNYLSAHGFPGVDLEPMVRGRLIAINSKPVNPDDYKSEDARRLVDREFNLSYTTQLPDDNRIVSGDWYGDATKPQISIEQGLAKILNVKVGDTMRFDVTGLQVDAPVTSVRKLDWGSFKVNFFVVMPPAALKDYPATFITSFHVPPEQRPVIDGLIGQYPNLTAIDTAPILAQVQRVIGQVIGAVQFLFAFTLIAGVLVLYAALAGTRDERMRESALLRALGASHAQVRAVQVAEFVVVGALSGLMAAVGSQVIGFILAARVFDFSIEFNPWLVPAGIAAGVVCSAVGGWLSLRHVLMRPALQSLRDA, encoded by the coding sequence ATGACGGCGCGCGACTGGCGCGCGGGCGAACTGACAATGCTGCTGCTCGCGCTCGTGCTTGCCGTCGCCGCGCTTTCCAGCGTCGGCTTTCTCGCTGACCGTCTGCATCAAGGGCTTGAGCGCGATGCGCGGCGCATGATCGCTGCCGATTTCATCGTCCGCGCCGATCATCCTGTCGATACCCAATTCGTCGATAAAGCCAAAACCCTCGGCCTCGAAACCGCGACGACGGCGATTTTCCCGAGCATGGTCAACTCGACGGCGGCGAAACCGGTGTCGCGGCTCGCGGCCGTGAAAGCCGTATCGGCGGGCTATCCGCTGCGCGGCGAGCTGAAGATCGCGCTCACGCCCGGCGCGCCCGATCGCGAAGTGCGCGGCATTCCGCCGCCCGGCGACGTGTGGGTTGATCAACAGATGCTCGACGCGCTGAAGGCGCACATCGGCGACAAGGTGAAAGTGGGCGGGCGCGAATTCACGATCGGCGCGCTGATCACGCGCGAACTGGACCGCGGCTTCGCGTTCGTCAATTTCTCGCCGCGTCTGATGATGCGCGCCGACGATCTCGCGTCGACGGGACTGGTCGGCTACGGCAGTCGCGTCACGTACCGGCTGCTGGTGGCGGGCGGCGACGAAGGCGTCGCGTCGTTCGCGAAGTGGGCGCATGAACGCGTCGATAACGGCAAGATGCGCGGCTACGCGCTGGAATCGCTGCAGGATGGCCAGCCGCAGGTGCGACAGACGCTCGATCGCGCGAGCCACTTCCTGACGCTCGTGTCGTTGCTGACGGCGCTGCTGGCCGCCGTCGCGATCGCGATGGCCGCGCATCGCTATATGCGCCGGCATCTGGACAGTTGCGCGGCGATGCGTTGCCTCGGCGCGAGCCAGCGGACCTTGCGCGCGCTGTTCGTGTTCGAGTTCGCGGGCCTCGGTCTGCTTGGCGGGATTGCGGGCGTCGTGCTCGGTTTCGGCGGACATCTGGCGCTGTTCTGGTGGCTCGGCAGTCTGATCGACGTTTCGCTGCCTTATCCGTCGATCTGGCCTGCGCTCGAAGGCATCGCGGCGGGTCTCGTGTTGCTGATCGGTTTCGCGCTGCCGCCGCTGCTGCCGTTGACGCATGTGCCGCCCGTGCGCGTGCTGCGCCGCGAGTGGGGCGACGAAGGGCGTACGGCGTGGGCTGCGTATGCGCTTGGCATAGCGCTCTTTGCGGGCTTGCTGATTCTCGCGGCGGGCGAACTGAAGCTGGGCGGCATCGTCGCGGGCGGTTTCGCGGGCGGGCTGCTGCTGTTCGCGCTGCTCGCGCGCGCCGCGTTGTGGGGCGCAGCGCGCATCGTACGCAGCGAGCGTTTTCATATCGGCATCGGCTGGCGTTACGCGCTGGCGTCGCTGGAGCGGCGCGCAAATTCGAGCGCGCTGCAGATCACCGCGCTCGCGATCGGCCTGATGTGCCTGCTGCTGATCGGCATGACGCGCAACGATCTGATCGAAGGGTGGCATCGCTCGACGCCGCCCGACGCGCCCAACGAATTCATCATCGATATCCAGCCCGACCAGCGCGATCTCGTGACGAACTATCTGTCGGCGCACGGCTTTCCGGGCGTCGACCTCGAGCCGATGGTGCGCGGCCGGCTGATCGCGATCAACAGCAAACCCGTCAATCCCGACGACTACAAGAGCGAGGACGCGCGGCGTCTCGTCGATCGCGAGTTCAACCTGTCGTACACGACGCAGCTGCCGGACGACAACCGCATCGTATCGGGCGACTGGTACGGCGACGCGACGAAGCCGCAGATTTCGATCGAGCAGGGCCTCGCGAAAATCCTGAACGTGAAGGTCGGCGACACGATGCGCTTCGACGTGACGGGCCTGCAGGTCGACGCGCCCGTGACGAGCGTGCGCAAGCTCGATTGGGGTTCGTTCAAGGTCAACTTCTTCGTCGTGATGCCGCCTGCCGCGCTGAAGGACTATCCGGCGACCTTCATCACGAGCTTCCATGTGCCGCCCGAACAGCGGCCCGTGATCGACGGGCTGATCGGCCAGTATCCGAACCTCACCGCGATCGATACCGCGCCGATTCTCGCGCAGGTGCAGCGCGTGATCGGTCAGGTGATCGGCGCGGTGCAGTTCCTGTTCGCGTTCACGCTGATCGCGGGCGTGCTGGTGCTGTACGCCGCGCTGGCGGGCACGCGCGACGAGCGTATGCGAGAATCCGCGCTGCTGCGCGCGCTCGGCGCGTCGCACGCGCAGGTGCGCGCGGTGCAGGTCGCCGAGTTCGTCGTGGTCGGCGCGCTGTCGGGTCTGATGGCGGCCGTCGGCTCGCAGGTGATCGGCTTCATTCTCGCGGCGCGCGTGTTCGATTTTTCGATCGAATTCAACCCGTGGCTCGTGCCCGCGGGCATCGCGGCGGGCGTCGTGTGCTCGGCCGTCGGCGGCTGGCTTAGCTTGCGTCATGTGTTGATGCGGCCTGCGCTGCAATCGCTGCGCGATGCGTGA
- a CDS encoding DUF4126 domain-containing protein codes for MLEPLSLAAGLSWGSGLRLYLTVLLAGVFGRAGFIHLPDTLSVLQSPWVIGAAAVLTLAEFLADKIPAFDSLWDAVHTFIRIPAGAVLAVGALGHADPAMMTIAALAGGTLAGASHLTKAGTRALINLSPEPVSNVVTSSAEDGLVFGGLLLALFVPVLFLVLLVGFLVLASWALPRLWRGVQGGFRGMATHMVSRLARSRHD; via the coding sequence ATGCTTGAACCTCTTTCGCTTGCGGCGGGCCTGTCGTGGGGCAGCGGCTTGCGGCTTTATCTGACCGTCCTGCTCGCGGGTGTCTTCGGACGCGCCGGCTTCATCCATCTCCCCGATACGCTCTCCGTCCTGCAGTCGCCATGGGTCATCGGTGCGGCGGCGGTGCTGACCCTCGCCGAATTTCTCGCCGACAAAATCCCCGCGTTCGATTCGCTGTGGGACGCCGTCCATACCTTCATCCGCATTCCGGCGGGCGCCGTGCTGGCCGTCGGCGCGCTCGGCCACGCCGATCCCGCCATGATGACGATCGCCGCGCTGGCAGGCGGCACGCTCGCGGGCGCGTCGCATCTGACGAAGGCGGGCACCCGCGCGCTGATCAACCTGTCGCCGGAACCCGTGTCGAATGTCGTCACGTCGTCGGCTGAGGACGGGCTCGTGTTCGGTGGCCTGTTGCTCGCGCTGTTCGTTCCCGTACTGTTCCTCGTGCTGCTGGTCGGCTTCCTCGTGCTCGCAAGCTGGGCGCTGCCGCGTCTGTGGCGCGGCGTGCAGGGCGGTTTCCGTGGCATGGCGACGCATATGGTGTCGCGACTCGCGCGGAGCCGTCACGATTGA
- the kdpE gene encoding two-component system response regulator KdpE — protein MSDLSITVVLIEDEQQIRRFVRASLEGEGIVVHDAPTGKQGLIEAATRKPDLVIVDLGLPDTDGLDVIRELRGWSELPVIVLSARTQESEKVAALDAGADDYLTKPFGVSELLARIRAHLRRRNQGGPAETPQVHFGGVTVDLGLRQVSRDGEPVHLTPLEYRLLATLVRHAGRVLTHRQLLRDVWGPSHVESHHYLRIYMAHLRQKLERDPAQPEHIVTETGVGYRLVGVV, from the coding sequence ATGAGCGACCTGAGCATTACCGTCGTACTGATCGAAGACGAACAACAGATCCGCCGCTTCGTGCGGGCGTCGCTGGAAGGCGAGGGCATCGTCGTGCACGACGCGCCGACGGGCAAGCAGGGGCTGATCGAAGCGGCGACGCGCAAGCCCGATCTCGTGATCGTCGACCTCGGTTTGCCCGACACGGACGGTCTCGACGTGATCCGCGAATTGCGCGGCTGGAGCGAGTTGCCGGTGATCGTGCTGTCGGCGCGCACGCAGGAGAGCGAGAAGGTTGCCGCGCTCGACGCAGGCGCCGACGACTATCTGACCAAACCCTTCGGCGTGTCGGAACTGCTGGCGCGGATACGCGCGCATCTGCGGCGGCGCAATCAGGGCGGTCCGGCCGAGACGCCGCAGGTGCATTTCGGCGGCGTGACCGTCGATCTGGGCTTGCGGCAGGTGTCGCGCGACGGCGAGCCCGTGCATCTGACGCCGCTCGAATATCGGCTGCTCGCGACGCTTGTGCGGCATGCGGGGCGAGTGCTGACGCATCGTCAGTTGCTGCGCGACGTGTGGGGGCCGTCGCATGTCGAGAGCCATCACTATCTGCGGATTTACATGGCGCATTTGCGGCAAAAGCTGGAGCGGGATCCGGCGCAGCCCGAGCATATCGTTACCGAGACGGGCGTTGGTTATAGGCTGGTCGGGGTTGTTTGA
- the sugE gene encoding quaternary ammonium compound efflux SMR transporter SugE: MSWILLFIAGLLEVAWAAGLKTSEGFTRFWPSVFTVVTALGSFVLLAMAMRQLPLGTAYAVWTGIGAVGAFIFGIVVMGEALSIARVGSAVLIVVGLIGLKLSSGH, from the coding sequence ATGTCCTGGATTCTTCTCTTTATCGCCGGTCTGCTGGAAGTCGCGTGGGCGGCTGGTCTTAAAACCTCCGAAGGTTTCACCCGGTTCTGGCCGTCGGTGTTCACCGTCGTGACGGCGCTCGGCAGTTTTGTTTTGCTCGCTATGGCGATGCGGCAGTTGCCGCTCGGAACTGCTTATGCCGTGTGGACTGGCATCGGCGCCGTCGGTGCTTTTATTTTTGGCATCGTGGTCATGGGGGAAGCGCTTTCCATTGCGCGTGTTGGCAGTGCGGTGCTTATTGTTGTTGGGTTGATTGGGCTTAAGTTGTCGTCCGGGCATTAG